The nucleotide sequence GACGCCGAAGCCCTGCTGGCGGCGGTCGCCGAGCACGCCCCGGACATCGTCGTCACGGACGTACGGATGCCGCCGGGCTTCCAGGACGAAGGCCTGCACGCCGCCGTGACGCTGCGCGAACGGCACCCGTCGCTGCCGGTGCTCGTCCTCAGCCAGTACGTGCAGCGCGCCTACGCCGCCGACCTCCTCGACTCCGGGGACGGCTCGGCCGTCGGCTACCTGCTGAAGGACCGGGTCGGCCAGGTCGAGGACTTCGACGCGGCCCTGCGGGACGTCGCGTCGGGCGGCACGGTCGTCGACCCGGAGGTCGTACGCCGGCTGCTGCGCCGCCGCCGCGACCCGCTGGAGCGGCTGACACCCCGTGAACGGGAAGTGCTCGCCCGGGTGGCCGAGGGAAAGTCCAACGCGGCGATAGCGGCCCAACTCGTCGTCTCCGAGGCCGCCGTCGGCAAGCACATCGGCAACATCCTGGCCAAGCTGGATCTCCCGCCGGCCGACGACACCCACCGCCGCGTCCTGGCCGTCCTGACCTACCTCCGCGCCTGACGCCCCCGCCCGCCCCGGCCCCTGAATACCTGTTCACGGCCACCCCACCGGAGCTGGTAGGGTTTCTCCCGTCGCCACAAAGACGACATGCCCCCGTAGCTCAGGGGATAGAGCATCGGCCTCCGGAGCCGGGTGCGCAGGTTCGAATCCTGCCGGGGGCACTTCCGGAATCAAGGCTCTGACCAGCAGAAATGCCGGTCAGAGCCTTTTTGCTGCACCGTGTCGCCCCGCCGCCGCACCGGCCGGCCGACGGTGTCAGCTTCCCCAGCCGCCGCCCGTCGGGCGCAGCGCCGCCATGGAGGCCTGGAGCGCTTTGCGCAGGCCCGGAACCGTCTTGTCGAACTGCTCTCCGTAGGCCTTGATTTCCTTCTTGTGCGCGCGGGCCTCGCTGCGGGAGAAGAGGTGGTGCGAGTAGTCGCTCTCCGTGGCGAGCACCGTCAGCGCCAGGTCGTCCAGAGGGATGTTCGCCGGGTCCAGGCCCTTCAGGATCGGCTCCTGGCTCTTCTCGCGCAGCGCCAGCACATGGTCCGGGTGGTTGACGGTGACCTGGTGCTGGGAGAGCAGCGACAGCTTTTTCTTGGTCTTCTCGCCGAGGGCGATCTCGCCCTGTTCGAGGAGCTGTTCGCGGACCGCCGACTCGGCGGTGTGGGCGCGCAGGTGCACCAGGTTGAGCCAGTGCTGGGGCTTCGGCTTCACCTCGTTCCAGACCTCGGCGAGGAAGGGGTCACCCGGGGCCGAAACGGCCTCGCGGACCACTTTCTCCTTGCCCGGTACGACGCTGACGAGGCCGGCGTCGACCAGTTCGACCAGGGCGGCCGCGCGGAGTTTCTGGCCGCGGAACTGGAGGTTGTTCGCCTCGAACTTCTCCTTCTCCACGGTGTAGCTGAGCAGGTACAGCCGCTGCGGCAGCGTGTCGAGCATGGGTTCTCCTCTGCGGTCGTGCGGGTGGCGGGGCGTACTCCTGGGCCGGTGCGGGGTCAGGAGGTCGGCCGCACCGCGCCGATCGCCTGGAGCCGCTTGCCCGACCGGCGGGCCGCCCACAGCACGACCAGGAAGGCCAGGGCGAGCAGCGGGTAGCCCATCACGATCTT is from Streptomyces sp. NBC_00370 and encodes:
- a CDS encoding GOLPH3/VPS74 family protein; amino-acid sequence: MLDTLPQRLYLLSYTVEKEKFEANNLQFRGQKLRAAALVELVDAGLVSVVPGKEKVVREAVSAPGDPFLAEVWNEVKPKPQHWLNLVHLRAHTAESAVREQLLEQGEIALGEKTKKKLSLLSQHQVTVNHPDHVLALREKSQEPILKGLDPANIPLDDLALTVLATESDYSHHLFSRSEARAHKKEIKAYGEQFDKTVPGLRKALQASMAALRPTGGGWGS
- a CDS encoding response regulator transcription factor — its product is MRADRALRVVLAEDSVLLREGLIGLLARFGHEVVAAVGDAEALLAAVAEHAPDIVVTDVRMPPGFQDEGLHAAVTLRERHPSLPVLVLSQYVQRAYAADLLDSGDGSAVGYLLKDRVGQVEDFDAALRDVASGGTVVDPEVVRRLLRRRRDPLERLTPREREVLARVAEGKSNAAIAAQLVVSEAAVGKHIGNILAKLDLPPADDTHRRVLAVLTYLRA